The following proteins are encoded in a genomic region of Phragmites australis chromosome 9, lpPhrAust1.1, whole genome shotgun sequence:
- the LOC133928817 gene encoding RNA polymerase II C-terminal domain phosphatase-like 4 isoform X4, protein MNLAESPSPAPSSSSGSDDFAALLDSELELASAADSASPGDPFASPTSDDEDEEELEEEEDVEVETLEQNGTKRCRVEEQHQDLATSVRPDKDTTGSSKNVEVCPHPGYFGGLCFRCGKPQAEEDVSGVAFGYIHKGLRLGTSEIDRLRGADLKNLLHERKLVLILDLDHTLINSTKLHDISPAENELGIQTIASKDDPNRSIFTLESMQMLTKLRPFVNKFLKEASNMFEMYIYTMGDKAYAIEIAKLLDPGNVYFSSKVISNSDCTQRHQKGLDVVLGAESVAVILDDTEYVWQKHKENLILMERYHYFASSCRQFGFGFRSLSESMQDERESDGALATILDVLKRIHTIFFDSAVETNVSSRDVRQVIKTVRKEVLQGCKLVFSRIFPNNTRPQNQMIWKMAEQMGAVCCVDVDSTVTHVVAVDPGTEKARWAVDNKKFLVHLRWIEAANFRWCRQPEEDFPVSPPKEKSKDHQKETSKDKENAVAGQKKDKGKENAVATTTGPTDS, encoded by the exons ATGAACCTCGCCGAGTCGCCGTCGCCGGCCCCGTCGTCATCAAGCGGCAGCGACGACTTCGCCGCGCTTCTCGACTCGGAGCTCGAGCTCGCCTCCGCCGCGGACTCCGCCTCCCCTGGCGACCCCTTCGCCTCGCCCAccagcgacgacgaggacgaagaggagttggaggaggaagaggatgtgGAAGTTGAAACCCTAGAACAGAACGG TACCAAAAGGTGTAGAGTGGAGGAACAACACCAAGATCTGGCAACATCAGTTAGGCCTGACAAAGATACCACTG GTTCGTCTAAAAATGTTGAGGTATGTCCACATCCTGGATATTTTGGTGGACTTTGCTTTCGATGCGGGAAGCCACAAGCAGAGGAAGATGTTTCAGGAGTTGCTTTTGGTTACATCCACAAG GGATTGAGGCTTGGTACTTCAGAAATTGACAGACTACGTGGCGCTGATTTGAAGAATTTACTGCATGAAAGAAAGCTAGTGCTTATCTTAGACTTGGATCATACACTGATTAACTCAACCAAACTCCATGATATTTCTCCTGCTGAAAATGAGTTGGGTATTCAAACTATTGCTTCAAAAG ATGATCCAAACAGAAGCATCTTTACATTAGAGTCAATGCAGATGCTCACAAAGTTGAGACCCTTtgttaataaatttttaaaagaaGCAAGCAATATGTTTGAGATGTATATATACACCATGGGTGACAAAGCTTATGCAATTGAAATAGCGAAGCTTCTTGACCCTGGTAACGTCTATTTCTCTTCGAAAGTGATTTCAAACTCGGATTGCACTCAGCGACACCAGAAAGGTCTTGATGTGGTTCTTGGAGCTGAAAGTGTTGCAGTGATACTTGATGACACTGAGTAT GTCTGGCAGAAGCATAAAGAAAACCTGATTCTGATGGAGAGATATCATTACTTTGCTTCAAGCTGTCGCCAATTTGGTTTTGGCTTTAGATCTTTGTCAGAGTCAATGCAAGATGAAAGGGAGAGTGATGGTGCTTTGGCTACCATTTTAGATGTCTTGAAGCGCATACACACAATTTTCTTTGACTCG GCCGTTGAAACTAATGTTTCTTCACGGGATGTAAGACAG GTGATTAAGACGGTACGGAAGGAAGTACTGCAAGGCTGCAAATTAGTCTTCAGTCGGATTTTTCCAAACAACACTCGCCCGCAGAATCAGATGATCTGGAAGATGGCTGAGCAAATGGGTGCTGTTTGCTGCGTGGACGTGGATTCCACAGTCACCCACGTTGTAGCTGTGGATCCGGGAACAGAGAAGGCCCGCTGGGCTGTTGACAACAAGAAGTTTTTGGTCCACCTCCGCTGGATTGAAGCCGCTAATTTTCGATGGTGCCGGCAACCGGAGGAAGATTTTCCTGTATCTCCTCCGAAGGAAAAAAGTAAAGACCACCAGAAGGAAACGAGCAAGGATAAAGAAAATGCTGTAGCTGGCCAGAAGAAGGATAAAGGCAAAGAAAATGCTGTTGCCACTACTACAGGTCCAACTGACTCATAA
- the LOC133928817 gene encoding RNA polymerase II C-terminal domain phosphatase-like 4 isoform X1, whose amino-acid sequence MNLAESPSPAPSSSSGSDDFAALLDSELELASAADSASPGDPFASPTSDDEDEEELEEEEDVEVETLEQNGFCTMNLTAATASKCSTKRCRVEEQHQDLATSVRPDKDTTAGSSKNVEVCPHPGYFGGLCFRCGKPQAEEDVSGVAFGYIHKGLRLGTSEIDRLRGADLKNLLHERKLVLILDLDHTLINSTKLHDISPAENELGIQTIASKDDPNRSIFTLESMQMLTKLRPFVNKFLKEASNMFEMYIYTMGDKAYAIEIAKLLDPGNVYFSSKVISNSDCTQRHQKGLDVVLGAESVAVILDDTEYVWQKHKENLILMERYHYFASSCRQFGFGFRSLSESMQDERESDGALATILDVLKRIHTIFFDSAVETNVSSRDVRQVIKTVRKEVLQGCKLVFSRIFPNNTRPQNQMIWKMAEQMGAVCCVDVDSTVTHVVAVDPGTEKARWAVDNKKFLVHLRWIEAANFRWCRQPEEDFPVSPPKEKSKDHQKETSKDKENAVAGQKKDKGKENAVATTTGPTDS is encoded by the exons ATGAACCTCGCCGAGTCGCCGTCGCCGGCCCCGTCGTCATCAAGCGGCAGCGACGACTTCGCCGCGCTTCTCGACTCGGAGCTCGAGCTCGCCTCCGCCGCGGACTCCGCCTCCCCTGGCGACCCCTTCGCCTCGCCCAccagcgacgacgaggacgaagaggagttggaggaggaagaggatgtgGAAGTTGAAACCCTAGAACAGAACGG ATTTTGTACTATGAATCTGACTGCTGCAACTGCATCAAAATGCAGTACCAAAAGGTGTAGAGTGGAGGAACAACACCAAGATCTGGCAACATCAGTTAGGCCTGACAAAGATACCACTG CAGGTTCGTCTAAAAATGTTGAGGTATGTCCACATCCTGGATATTTTGGTGGACTTTGCTTTCGATGCGGGAAGCCACAAGCAGAGGAAGATGTTTCAGGAGTTGCTTTTGGTTACATCCACAAG GGATTGAGGCTTGGTACTTCAGAAATTGACAGACTACGTGGCGCTGATTTGAAGAATTTACTGCATGAAAGAAAGCTAGTGCTTATCTTAGACTTGGATCATACACTGATTAACTCAACCAAACTCCATGATATTTCTCCTGCTGAAAATGAGTTGGGTATTCAAACTATTGCTTCAAAAG ATGATCCAAACAGAAGCATCTTTACATTAGAGTCAATGCAGATGCTCACAAAGTTGAGACCCTTtgttaataaatttttaaaagaaGCAAGCAATATGTTTGAGATGTATATATACACCATGGGTGACAAAGCTTATGCAATTGAAATAGCGAAGCTTCTTGACCCTGGTAACGTCTATTTCTCTTCGAAAGTGATTTCAAACTCGGATTGCACTCAGCGACACCAGAAAGGTCTTGATGTGGTTCTTGGAGCTGAAAGTGTTGCAGTGATACTTGATGACACTGAGTAT GTCTGGCAGAAGCATAAAGAAAACCTGATTCTGATGGAGAGATATCATTACTTTGCTTCAAGCTGTCGCCAATTTGGTTTTGGCTTTAGATCTTTGTCAGAGTCAATGCAAGATGAAAGGGAGAGTGATGGTGCTTTGGCTACCATTTTAGATGTCTTGAAGCGCATACACACAATTTTCTTTGACTCG GCCGTTGAAACTAATGTTTCTTCACGGGATGTAAGACAG GTGATTAAGACGGTACGGAAGGAAGTACTGCAAGGCTGCAAATTAGTCTTCAGTCGGATTTTTCCAAACAACACTCGCCCGCAGAATCAGATGATCTGGAAGATGGCTGAGCAAATGGGTGCTGTTTGCTGCGTGGACGTGGATTCCACAGTCACCCACGTTGTAGCTGTGGATCCGGGAACAGAGAAGGCCCGCTGGGCTGTTGACAACAAGAAGTTTTTGGTCCACCTCCGCTGGATTGAAGCCGCTAATTTTCGATGGTGCCGGCAACCGGAGGAAGATTTTCCTGTATCTCCTCCGAAGGAAAAAAGTAAAGACCACCAGAAGGAAACGAGCAAGGATAAAGAAAATGCTGTAGCTGGCCAGAAGAAGGATAAAGGCAAAGAAAATGCTGTTGCCACTACTACAGGTCCAACTGACTCATAA
- the LOC133928817 gene encoding RNA polymerase II C-terminal domain phosphatase-like 4 isoform X2 has product MNLAESPSPAPSSSSGSDDFAALLDSELELASAADSASPGDPFASPTSDDEDEEELEEEEDVEVETLEQNGFCTMNLTAATASKCSTKRCRVEEQHQDLATSVRPDKDTTGSSKNVEVCPHPGYFGGLCFRCGKPQAEEDVSGVAFGYIHKGLRLGTSEIDRLRGADLKNLLHERKLVLILDLDHTLINSTKLHDISPAENELGIQTIASKDDPNRSIFTLESMQMLTKLRPFVNKFLKEASNMFEMYIYTMGDKAYAIEIAKLLDPGNVYFSSKVISNSDCTQRHQKGLDVVLGAESVAVILDDTEYVWQKHKENLILMERYHYFASSCRQFGFGFRSLSESMQDERESDGALATILDVLKRIHTIFFDSAVETNVSSRDVRQVIKTVRKEVLQGCKLVFSRIFPNNTRPQNQMIWKMAEQMGAVCCVDVDSTVTHVVAVDPGTEKARWAVDNKKFLVHLRWIEAANFRWCRQPEEDFPVSPPKEKSKDHQKETSKDKENAVAGQKKDKGKENAVATTTGPTDS; this is encoded by the exons ATGAACCTCGCCGAGTCGCCGTCGCCGGCCCCGTCGTCATCAAGCGGCAGCGACGACTTCGCCGCGCTTCTCGACTCGGAGCTCGAGCTCGCCTCCGCCGCGGACTCCGCCTCCCCTGGCGACCCCTTCGCCTCGCCCAccagcgacgacgaggacgaagaggagttggaggaggaagaggatgtgGAAGTTGAAACCCTAGAACAGAACGG ATTTTGTACTATGAATCTGACTGCTGCAACTGCATCAAAATGCAGTACCAAAAGGTGTAGAGTGGAGGAACAACACCAAGATCTGGCAACATCAGTTAGGCCTGACAAAGATACCACTG GTTCGTCTAAAAATGTTGAGGTATGTCCACATCCTGGATATTTTGGTGGACTTTGCTTTCGATGCGGGAAGCCACAAGCAGAGGAAGATGTTTCAGGAGTTGCTTTTGGTTACATCCACAAG GGATTGAGGCTTGGTACTTCAGAAATTGACAGACTACGTGGCGCTGATTTGAAGAATTTACTGCATGAAAGAAAGCTAGTGCTTATCTTAGACTTGGATCATACACTGATTAACTCAACCAAACTCCATGATATTTCTCCTGCTGAAAATGAGTTGGGTATTCAAACTATTGCTTCAAAAG ATGATCCAAACAGAAGCATCTTTACATTAGAGTCAATGCAGATGCTCACAAAGTTGAGACCCTTtgttaataaatttttaaaagaaGCAAGCAATATGTTTGAGATGTATATATACACCATGGGTGACAAAGCTTATGCAATTGAAATAGCGAAGCTTCTTGACCCTGGTAACGTCTATTTCTCTTCGAAAGTGATTTCAAACTCGGATTGCACTCAGCGACACCAGAAAGGTCTTGATGTGGTTCTTGGAGCTGAAAGTGTTGCAGTGATACTTGATGACACTGAGTAT GTCTGGCAGAAGCATAAAGAAAACCTGATTCTGATGGAGAGATATCATTACTTTGCTTCAAGCTGTCGCCAATTTGGTTTTGGCTTTAGATCTTTGTCAGAGTCAATGCAAGATGAAAGGGAGAGTGATGGTGCTTTGGCTACCATTTTAGATGTCTTGAAGCGCATACACACAATTTTCTTTGACTCG GCCGTTGAAACTAATGTTTCTTCACGGGATGTAAGACAG GTGATTAAGACGGTACGGAAGGAAGTACTGCAAGGCTGCAAATTAGTCTTCAGTCGGATTTTTCCAAACAACACTCGCCCGCAGAATCAGATGATCTGGAAGATGGCTGAGCAAATGGGTGCTGTTTGCTGCGTGGACGTGGATTCCACAGTCACCCACGTTGTAGCTGTGGATCCGGGAACAGAGAAGGCCCGCTGGGCTGTTGACAACAAGAAGTTTTTGGTCCACCTCCGCTGGATTGAAGCCGCTAATTTTCGATGGTGCCGGCAACCGGAGGAAGATTTTCCTGTATCTCCTCCGAAGGAAAAAAGTAAAGACCACCAGAAGGAAACGAGCAAGGATAAAGAAAATGCTGTAGCTGGCCAGAAGAAGGATAAAGGCAAAGAAAATGCTGTTGCCACTACTACAGGTCCAACTGACTCATAA
- the LOC133928817 gene encoding RNA polymerase II C-terminal domain phosphatase-like 4 isoform X3: protein MNLAESPSPAPSSSSGSDDFAALLDSELELASAADSASPGDPFASPTSDDEDEEELEEEEDVEVETLEQNGTKRCRVEEQHQDLATSVRPDKDTTAGSSKNVEVCPHPGYFGGLCFRCGKPQAEEDVSGVAFGYIHKGLRLGTSEIDRLRGADLKNLLHERKLVLILDLDHTLINSTKLHDISPAENELGIQTIASKDDPNRSIFTLESMQMLTKLRPFVNKFLKEASNMFEMYIYTMGDKAYAIEIAKLLDPGNVYFSSKVISNSDCTQRHQKGLDVVLGAESVAVILDDTEYVWQKHKENLILMERYHYFASSCRQFGFGFRSLSESMQDERESDGALATILDVLKRIHTIFFDSAVETNVSSRDVRQVIKTVRKEVLQGCKLVFSRIFPNNTRPQNQMIWKMAEQMGAVCCVDVDSTVTHVVAVDPGTEKARWAVDNKKFLVHLRWIEAANFRWCRQPEEDFPVSPPKEKSKDHQKETSKDKENAVAGQKKDKGKENAVATTTGPTDS from the exons ATGAACCTCGCCGAGTCGCCGTCGCCGGCCCCGTCGTCATCAAGCGGCAGCGACGACTTCGCCGCGCTTCTCGACTCGGAGCTCGAGCTCGCCTCCGCCGCGGACTCCGCCTCCCCTGGCGACCCCTTCGCCTCGCCCAccagcgacgacgaggacgaagaggagttggaggaggaagaggatgtgGAAGTTGAAACCCTAGAACAGAACGG TACCAAAAGGTGTAGAGTGGAGGAACAACACCAAGATCTGGCAACATCAGTTAGGCCTGACAAAGATACCACTG CAGGTTCGTCTAAAAATGTTGAGGTATGTCCACATCCTGGATATTTTGGTGGACTTTGCTTTCGATGCGGGAAGCCACAAGCAGAGGAAGATGTTTCAGGAGTTGCTTTTGGTTACATCCACAAG GGATTGAGGCTTGGTACTTCAGAAATTGACAGACTACGTGGCGCTGATTTGAAGAATTTACTGCATGAAAGAAAGCTAGTGCTTATCTTAGACTTGGATCATACACTGATTAACTCAACCAAACTCCATGATATTTCTCCTGCTGAAAATGAGTTGGGTATTCAAACTATTGCTTCAAAAG ATGATCCAAACAGAAGCATCTTTACATTAGAGTCAATGCAGATGCTCACAAAGTTGAGACCCTTtgttaataaatttttaaaagaaGCAAGCAATATGTTTGAGATGTATATATACACCATGGGTGACAAAGCTTATGCAATTGAAATAGCGAAGCTTCTTGACCCTGGTAACGTCTATTTCTCTTCGAAAGTGATTTCAAACTCGGATTGCACTCAGCGACACCAGAAAGGTCTTGATGTGGTTCTTGGAGCTGAAAGTGTTGCAGTGATACTTGATGACACTGAGTAT GTCTGGCAGAAGCATAAAGAAAACCTGATTCTGATGGAGAGATATCATTACTTTGCTTCAAGCTGTCGCCAATTTGGTTTTGGCTTTAGATCTTTGTCAGAGTCAATGCAAGATGAAAGGGAGAGTGATGGTGCTTTGGCTACCATTTTAGATGTCTTGAAGCGCATACACACAATTTTCTTTGACTCG GCCGTTGAAACTAATGTTTCTTCACGGGATGTAAGACAG GTGATTAAGACGGTACGGAAGGAAGTACTGCAAGGCTGCAAATTAGTCTTCAGTCGGATTTTTCCAAACAACACTCGCCCGCAGAATCAGATGATCTGGAAGATGGCTGAGCAAATGGGTGCTGTTTGCTGCGTGGACGTGGATTCCACAGTCACCCACGTTGTAGCTGTGGATCCGGGAACAGAGAAGGCCCGCTGGGCTGTTGACAACAAGAAGTTTTTGGTCCACCTCCGCTGGATTGAAGCCGCTAATTTTCGATGGTGCCGGCAACCGGAGGAAGATTTTCCTGTATCTCCTCCGAAGGAAAAAAGTAAAGACCACCAGAAGGAAACGAGCAAGGATAAAGAAAATGCTGTAGCTGGCCAGAAGAAGGATAAAGGCAAAGAAAATGCTGTTGCCACTACTACAGGTCCAACTGACTCATAA
- the LOC133928817 gene encoding RNA polymerase II C-terminal domain phosphatase-like 4 isoform X5 — MLMANALIASSRWANSTKRCRVEEQHQDLATSVRPDKDTTAGSSKNVEVCPHPGYFGGLCFRCGKPQAEEDVSGVAFGYIHKGLRLGTSEIDRLRGADLKNLLHERKLVLILDLDHTLINSTKLHDISPAENELGIQTIASKDDPNRSIFTLESMQMLTKLRPFVNKFLKEASNMFEMYIYTMGDKAYAIEIAKLLDPGNVYFSSKVISNSDCTQRHQKGLDVVLGAESVAVILDDTEYVWQKHKENLILMERYHYFASSCRQFGFGFRSLSESMQDERESDGALATILDVLKRIHTIFFDSAVETNVSSRDVRQVIKTVRKEVLQGCKLVFSRIFPNNTRPQNQMIWKMAEQMGAVCCVDVDSTVTHVVAVDPGTEKARWAVDNKKFLVHLRWIEAANFRWCRQPEEDFPVSPPKEKSKDHQKETSKDKENAVAGQKKDKGKENAVATTTGPTDS, encoded by the exons ATGCTGATGGCAAACGCTCTGATCGCTTCTTCCAGGTGGGCGAACAG TACCAAAAGGTGTAGAGTGGAGGAACAACACCAAGATCTGGCAACATCAGTTAGGCCTGACAAAGATACCACTG CAGGTTCGTCTAAAAATGTTGAGGTATGTCCACATCCTGGATATTTTGGTGGACTTTGCTTTCGATGCGGGAAGCCACAAGCAGAGGAAGATGTTTCAGGAGTTGCTTTTGGTTACATCCACAAG GGATTGAGGCTTGGTACTTCAGAAATTGACAGACTACGTGGCGCTGATTTGAAGAATTTACTGCATGAAAGAAAGCTAGTGCTTATCTTAGACTTGGATCATACACTGATTAACTCAACCAAACTCCATGATATTTCTCCTGCTGAAAATGAGTTGGGTATTCAAACTATTGCTTCAAAAG ATGATCCAAACAGAAGCATCTTTACATTAGAGTCAATGCAGATGCTCACAAAGTTGAGACCCTTtgttaataaatttttaaaagaaGCAAGCAATATGTTTGAGATGTATATATACACCATGGGTGACAAAGCTTATGCAATTGAAATAGCGAAGCTTCTTGACCCTGGTAACGTCTATTTCTCTTCGAAAGTGATTTCAAACTCGGATTGCACTCAGCGACACCAGAAAGGTCTTGATGTGGTTCTTGGAGCTGAAAGTGTTGCAGTGATACTTGATGACACTGAGTAT GTCTGGCAGAAGCATAAAGAAAACCTGATTCTGATGGAGAGATATCATTACTTTGCTTCAAGCTGTCGCCAATTTGGTTTTGGCTTTAGATCTTTGTCAGAGTCAATGCAAGATGAAAGGGAGAGTGATGGTGCTTTGGCTACCATTTTAGATGTCTTGAAGCGCATACACACAATTTTCTTTGACTCG GCCGTTGAAACTAATGTTTCTTCACGGGATGTAAGACAG GTGATTAAGACGGTACGGAAGGAAGTACTGCAAGGCTGCAAATTAGTCTTCAGTCGGATTTTTCCAAACAACACTCGCCCGCAGAATCAGATGATCTGGAAGATGGCTGAGCAAATGGGTGCTGTTTGCTGCGTGGACGTGGATTCCACAGTCACCCACGTTGTAGCTGTGGATCCGGGAACAGAGAAGGCCCGCTGGGCTGTTGACAACAAGAAGTTTTTGGTCCACCTCCGCTGGATTGAAGCCGCTAATTTTCGATGGTGCCGGCAACCGGAGGAAGATTTTCCTGTATCTCCTCCGAAGGAAAAAAGTAAAGACCACCAGAAGGAAACGAGCAAGGATAAAGAAAATGCTGTAGCTGGCCAGAAGAAGGATAAAGGCAAAGAAAATGCTGTTGCCACTACTACAGGTCCAACTGACTCATAA
- the LOC133928817 gene encoding RNA polymerase II C-terminal domain phosphatase-like 4 isoform X6 yields the protein MLMANALIASSRWANSTKRCRVEEQHQDLATSVRPDKDTTGSSKNVEVCPHPGYFGGLCFRCGKPQAEEDVSGVAFGYIHKGLRLGTSEIDRLRGADLKNLLHERKLVLILDLDHTLINSTKLHDISPAENELGIQTIASKDDPNRSIFTLESMQMLTKLRPFVNKFLKEASNMFEMYIYTMGDKAYAIEIAKLLDPGNVYFSSKVISNSDCTQRHQKGLDVVLGAESVAVILDDTEYVWQKHKENLILMERYHYFASSCRQFGFGFRSLSESMQDERESDGALATILDVLKRIHTIFFDSAVETNVSSRDVRQVIKTVRKEVLQGCKLVFSRIFPNNTRPQNQMIWKMAEQMGAVCCVDVDSTVTHVVAVDPGTEKARWAVDNKKFLVHLRWIEAANFRWCRQPEEDFPVSPPKEKSKDHQKETSKDKENAVAGQKKDKGKENAVATTTGPTDS from the exons ATGCTGATGGCAAACGCTCTGATCGCTTCTTCCAGGTGGGCGAACAG TACCAAAAGGTGTAGAGTGGAGGAACAACACCAAGATCTGGCAACATCAGTTAGGCCTGACAAAGATACCACTG GTTCGTCTAAAAATGTTGAGGTATGTCCACATCCTGGATATTTTGGTGGACTTTGCTTTCGATGCGGGAAGCCACAAGCAGAGGAAGATGTTTCAGGAGTTGCTTTTGGTTACATCCACAAG GGATTGAGGCTTGGTACTTCAGAAATTGACAGACTACGTGGCGCTGATTTGAAGAATTTACTGCATGAAAGAAAGCTAGTGCTTATCTTAGACTTGGATCATACACTGATTAACTCAACCAAACTCCATGATATTTCTCCTGCTGAAAATGAGTTGGGTATTCAAACTATTGCTTCAAAAG ATGATCCAAACAGAAGCATCTTTACATTAGAGTCAATGCAGATGCTCACAAAGTTGAGACCCTTtgttaataaatttttaaaagaaGCAAGCAATATGTTTGAGATGTATATATACACCATGGGTGACAAAGCTTATGCAATTGAAATAGCGAAGCTTCTTGACCCTGGTAACGTCTATTTCTCTTCGAAAGTGATTTCAAACTCGGATTGCACTCAGCGACACCAGAAAGGTCTTGATGTGGTTCTTGGAGCTGAAAGTGTTGCAGTGATACTTGATGACACTGAGTAT GTCTGGCAGAAGCATAAAGAAAACCTGATTCTGATGGAGAGATATCATTACTTTGCTTCAAGCTGTCGCCAATTTGGTTTTGGCTTTAGATCTTTGTCAGAGTCAATGCAAGATGAAAGGGAGAGTGATGGTGCTTTGGCTACCATTTTAGATGTCTTGAAGCGCATACACACAATTTTCTTTGACTCG GCCGTTGAAACTAATGTTTCTTCACGGGATGTAAGACAG GTGATTAAGACGGTACGGAAGGAAGTACTGCAAGGCTGCAAATTAGTCTTCAGTCGGATTTTTCCAAACAACACTCGCCCGCAGAATCAGATGATCTGGAAGATGGCTGAGCAAATGGGTGCTGTTTGCTGCGTGGACGTGGATTCCACAGTCACCCACGTTGTAGCTGTGGATCCGGGAACAGAGAAGGCCCGCTGGGCTGTTGACAACAAGAAGTTTTTGGTCCACCTCCGCTGGATTGAAGCCGCTAATTTTCGATGGTGCCGGCAACCGGAGGAAGATTTTCCTGTATCTCCTCCGAAGGAAAAAAGTAAAGACCACCAGAAGGAAACGAGCAAGGATAAAGAAAATGCTGTAGCTGGCCAGAAGAAGGATAAAGGCAAAGAAAATGCTGTTGCCACTACTACAGGTCCAACTGACTCATAA
- the LOC133928818 gene encoding probable membrane-associated kinase regulator 1 produces MGRSRGSTDASAGDVRSFPSPASSSASSSEFEFTVTLSPASKQRSAAQLCPADELFYKGQLLPLQLSPRISMVRTLLLSSASTSSASASDSTSTSNSSRDSNGSTSSSFSADCAALLLPDSAASSSRPSSATEDDRHLNMLPTSASFAGLPPAKRTGKQYLSSFATRFSSVFHRGGAPAAKKPSRSLAKEVIKKYAKKVKPLYEKLSQIPKNHTNGNSGNSQPQPPAQQQQGFKKPFTFSIRKKRGDDDHAAAAAAVAAEIGGKYAHSNSFSGNLRFPQQKRCAASCPSSMRSSPSHSGLLTFSGAGGVGFPDVPAAVSSIGVGPVSLSTASSIEELQSAIEGAIAHCKNTMGGALLASPRKAAATDETCAF; encoded by the coding sequence ATGGGCAGGTCAAGAGGCAGCACGGACGCGAGTGCCGGCGACGTGAGGTCGTTCCCGTCGCCGGCTTCGTCCTCGGCGTCCTCGTCGGAGTTCGAATTCACGGTCACACTGTCGCCGGCGTCCAAGCAGCGGTCGGCGGCGCAGCTGTGCCCCGCAGACGAACTCTTCTACAAGGGCCAGCTCCTGCCGCTGCAGCTGTCGCCGCGCATCTCCATGGTGCGCACGCTGCTGCTGTCGTCGGCGTCCAcgtcctccgcctccgcgtccgactccacctccacctccaactCCTCCCGCGACTCCAACGGAAGCACCTCCTCGTCGTTCTCCGCCGACTGCGCCGCGCTCCTGCTCCCGGACTCCGCCGCATCCTCGTCCCGCCCCAGCTCTGCCACCGAGGACGACCGACACCTTAACATGCTGCCGACCTCCGCCTCGTTCGCCGGACTGCCGCCAGCCAAGCGCACGGGGAAGCAGTACCTCTCGTCCTTCGCCACCCGCTTCTCCTCCGTCTTCCACCGCGGCGGCGCACCCGCTGCGAAGAAGCCGTCCAGGTCGCTCGCCAAGGAGGTGATCAAGAAGTACGCCAAGAAAGTGAAACCGCTGTACGAGAAACTGTCCCAGATCCCCAAGAACCATACCAACGGCAACAGCGGCAACAGCCAGCCACAGCCGCCggctcagcagcagcaggggtTCAAGAAGCCGTTCACCTTCTCGATCCGGAAGAAGCGGGGCGATGACGACCacgctgccgcggcggcggcggtggcggcggagatCGGCGGCAAGTACGCGCACTCCAACTCCTTCTCCGGGAACCTCCGGTTCCCGCAGCAGAAGCGGTGCGCGGCGAGCTGCCCGTCATCGATGCGTTCGTCACCGAGCCACTCGGGGCTGCTCACCTTCAGCGGGGCCGGCGGCGTCGGCTTCCCCGACGTGCCGGCCGCGGTGAGCTCCATTGGCGTCGGGCCGGTGTCGCTGTCCACGGCGTCGTCGATTGAGGAGCTCCAGAGCGCCATCGAGGGCGCCATCGCGCACTGCAAGAACACGATGGGCGGCGCTTTGCTGGCGTCCCCGCGCAAGGCGGCGGCCACGGACGAGACCTGCGCGTTCTGA